The Methylomonas montana genome has a window encoding:
- the rfbB gene encoding dTDP-glucose 4,6-dehydratase, with amino-acid sequence MSILVTGGAGFIGSNFVLDWLAQSDETVVNVDKLTYAGNLENLSSLQGDARHVFVKGDIGDYDLLLSLLEKHRIRAVVNFAAESHVDRSIHGPEDFIQTNIVGSFHLLEAARQYWNNLDQAAKQAFRLLHVSTDEVYGSLAKTDPPFAETNQYQPNSPYSASKAASDHLVRAYHHTYGLPVLTTNCSNNYGPYHFPEKLIPLCIQNALSGKPLPIYGDGQQIRDWLYVKDHCSAIRRVLAAGQVGEVYNVGGWNEKANLDVVNILCTILDELQPRADGKSYAEQITYVTDRPGHDRRYAIDAGKLERELDWKPAETFETGIRKTVQWYLDNQAWVGNVLSGDYQSWLDKNYAGRAV; translated from the coding sequence ATGAGTATTTTAGTGACCGGCGGCGCCGGCTTTATCGGCAGCAATTTTGTGTTGGATTGGTTGGCGCAAAGTGACGAAACCGTTGTTAATGTCGATAAATTGACCTACGCGGGCAATTTGGAAAATCTGTCCTCGCTGCAAGGTGACGCCCGGCATGTTTTTGTAAAAGGCGATATTGGCGATTACGACTTGCTGTTGAGTTTGTTGGAAAAACACCGTATCCGCGCCGTCGTCAATTTCGCGGCCGAATCCCATGTCGACCGTTCGATACACGGTCCCGAGGATTTTATCCAGACCAATATCGTCGGCAGCTTCCACTTGCTGGAGGCGGCGCGGCAATATTGGAATAATCTGGATCAAGCGGCAAAACAGGCTTTTCGTTTGCTGCATGTCTCCACCGACGAAGTCTATGGTTCGCTGGCGAAAACCGATCCGCCGTTTGCTGAAACCAACCAGTATCAACCCAATAGCCCGTATTCGGCCAGCAAGGCGGCTAGCGATCACTTGGTGCGCGCTTATCACCACACTTACGGTCTGCCGGTATTAACCACCAATTGTTCCAATAATTACGGACCGTATCACTTCCCTGAGAAATTGATCCCGTTATGTATTCAAAACGCCCTATCCGGTAAACCCTTGCCGATTTACGGCGACGGTCAGCAAATCCGCGATTGGCTGTATGTGAAAGATCATTGCAGTGCGATCCGTCGGGTGCTGGCAGCCGGACAAGTTGGTGAGGTGTATAACGTTGGTGGCTGGAACGAAAAGGCCAATCTGGATGTGGTCAATATCCTCTGTACTATTCTCGACGAATTGCAGCCGCGTGCGGATGGAAAATCCTACGCCGAGCAGATTACTTATGTCACGGATCGGCCCGGTCACGACCGACGTTACGCCATCGATGCCGGCAAGTTGGAGCGCGAACTGGATTGGAAACCGGCGGAAACCTTTGAAACCGGGATTCGCAAGACCGTGCAGTGGTATCTGGATAATCAAGCCTGGGTCGGTAACGTGCTATCCGGCGACTATCAATCCTGGCTGGATAAAAACTACGCCGGGCGGGCAGTGTGA
- a CDS encoding tetratricopeptide repeat-containing response regulator → MSYSLAGKNILIVEDNPVFRKAMRDMLYSLRADVVVEADNGIAAIDAVAKSNFDIVLCDYNLGPGKNGQQVLEEARHRKLIDYRCVFILISAEQSTSVVLGAMDSKPDEYLAKPFNAQQLMSRLTRHFERKDYLANVDKAIAKGDLPLAILLCDQLLAVGDKKMHLHLLKMRAELAISAGDFDKAGQIYQEVLQHRELPWARLGLSVIDFQNNNIEQALAGFQSLVAENPMLMECYDWLSKTYEALDQYHDVENVLQQALELSPQSILRQKKLAETADKNGNLEAAEKAYKTVVKLGKHSVHRSCSDFAGLAKLQAKTNASNEALKTLAQMREEYANHPEAELRASTLEADVYKALGNEELSQQALQKALDLCGSLGNQTPRDLQLEVARTCFLNDEHGRAEAILQDLIHCHIDDDRFLDDLRRMQSGIGMDNHSEILIQKTKQALIATNNQGVALYKQGKFKEALDLFEQAILTMPDNKTIIVNMLKILIHDLKANEFSVEKNQRVKALFQKAKQAGVDQHKLGILQMEYAKLRQSQLAKA, encoded by the coding sequence ATGAGTTACAGTTTAGCCGGCAAAAACATACTGATTGTCGAAGACAACCCGGTGTTCCGCAAAGCCATGCGGGACATGCTGTATAGCTTGCGAGCCGATGTCGTGGTCGAGGCGGATAACGGTATCGCCGCAATCGATGCCGTGGCTAAGAGCAATTTCGACATTGTTTTATGCGATTACAATCTTGGGCCGGGCAAGAACGGTCAGCAGGTGCTGGAGGAAGCTCGGCATCGTAAGTTGATCGATTATCGCTGTGTGTTCATCCTGATCAGTGCCGAGCAATCGACTAGCGTGGTGCTGGGGGCCATGGACAGCAAGCCCGATGAATATTTGGCCAAGCCTTTCAATGCCCAACAGCTGATGAGTCGCTTGACCAGGCATTTCGAGCGCAAGGATTATTTAGCCAATGTCGACAAGGCGATTGCCAAGGGCGATCTGCCGCTGGCAATTCTACTTTGTGATCAGTTATTGGCGGTGGGCGATAAAAAAATGCATTTGCATTTGCTGAAAATGCGCGCCGAGCTAGCGATTTCCGCCGGCGATTTCGATAAAGCCGGGCAAATTTACCAAGAAGTGTTACAACATCGAGAATTACCTTGGGCGCGTTTGGGCTTGAGCGTCATCGATTTTCAGAACAACAATATCGAACAAGCGCTTGCCGGTTTTCAAAGTCTGGTGGCGGAGAATCCGATGCTGATGGAGTGTTACGACTGGCTGAGTAAAACGTATGAGGCCTTGGATCAGTATCACGATGTCGAAAATGTGTTGCAGCAGGCGCTGGAGTTGTCGCCGCAATCGATTTTGAGACAAAAGAAACTAGCGGAAACCGCCGATAAAAACGGTAATCTGGAAGCCGCCGAAAAAGCCTACAAGACAGTGGTGAAACTGGGTAAACATTCCGTACACCGTTCATGCAGCGATTTTGCCGGACTGGCGAAGCTGCAAGCCAAAACCAACGCCAGCAACGAGGCTTTGAAAACCCTGGCGCAAATGCGCGAGGAATATGCCAATCATCCGGAAGCGGAATTACGGGCCAGCACTTTGGAAGCCGATGTGTATAAGGCCTTGGGGAATGAAGAGTTATCGCAGCAAGCTTTGCAGAAGGCTCTGGATTTATGCGGGAGTCTCGGCAACCAGACGCCCAGAGACTTGCAATTGGAGGTGGCCAGGACCTGTTTTTTGAACGACGAGCACGGTCGGGCCGAAGCAATATTGCAGGATTTGATCCATTGCCATATCGATGACGATCGGTTTTTGGACGATCTGCGCCGGATGCAAAGCGGTATCGGCATGGATAATCATTCGGAAATATTGATTCAGAAAACCAAGCAGGCCTTGATCGCTACTAACAATCAGGGCGTGGCGCTGTATAAACAAGGCAAGTTTAAAGAGGCTTTGGATTTATTCGAGCAGGCCATTCTGACCATGCCTGACAATAAAACCATTATCGTCAATATGCTGAAAATCCTGATTCACGATTTGAAGGCGAATGAGTTTAGCGTCGAAAAAAATCAACGGGTCAAGGCTTTGTTTCAGAAGGCCAAACAAGCGGGCGTCGATCAACACAAACTGGGGATATTGCAAATGGAGTATGCAAAATTGCGACAGTCTCAATTGGCGAAGGCGTAA
- a CDS encoding type 2 periplasmic-binding domain-containing protein yields the protein MAKFLLLLVTLWSPTGVAQSRIAIIVHPESSFTDISRKQVVDIFMGRLLSLTNNRIPLPLDQQGGSPIRERFYEALTGRPLAQINAYWARLMFSGRATPPRMLPDSLSVLQAVSQNRDAIGYVEEDRVTPSVRVLFYLE from the coding sequence TTGGCGAAATTTCTGCTGTTGCTGGTCACACTCTGGTCGCCGACCGGTGTCGCTCAGTCACGCATCGCCATTATCGTCCACCCGGAAAGTAGTTTTACCGATATATCCCGCAAACAAGTGGTCGACATCTTCATGGGCCGTTTACTGAGCCTAACTAATAACCGCATCCCGTTGCCACTCGATCAGCAAGGGGGCTCCCCGATACGAGAACGATTTTACGAAGCCCTAACCGGAAGGCCACTGGCGCAAATCAACGCCTATTGGGCTCGGCTAATGTTCAGCGGCCGCGCCACACCGCCACGCATGTTGCCGGACAGTCTCAGCGTATTGCAGGCCGTATCGCAAAATCGCGATGCGATTGGCTATGTGGAAGAGGATAGAGTCACCCCGTCGGTACGCGTTCTGTTTTATCTTGAATAG
- a CDS encoding diguanylate cyclase domain-containing protein: protein MTSQVVHSLKTRLSILVFLGMLLLSALIVLGVYALTFQDAEHDAQQQVGELIDAMEYSAAIALYAGDPQIADDVVRGVLRSSFVASVHLANDTGLDVKKAKYPNLAAQPLITRLLKSPFDDNETVGTLEVALHPPVIHQRATASAKKMAIALGSLVLFPTLIFWLIISRLVSNPLLRLSQQLSTLIPGTEQRLTVVNSHHRDELTTLADNINTLLTAVAVSMRKERVLRRQIEALERQYEAIFTQASTGIALLDQHGHCLIANPAVNQLFEDWPDKVQSVFSLLAHWEIALFFEPNEFRGLLANALVSHTPQSQDLRLRRADNRQDWVHVLISTHSHPEYKLVAECLFMDVSSRKQQEDEARFQSHHDALTQLLNRRGLEVRLNLNYTDRENDNVTLLLLDLDRFKQINDQWGHLAGDKVLIEIGKRMKTMVRGVDLLARLGGDEFLICLHKHPGAQTLHQFLLRLIGNISRDIDLGDSRHDYVGASIGVAQYPLDGTDLVELLHKADAALYEVKHNGRNGYCIYSDEGLVPVILGRDEGRLADVLLEPPIRG from the coding sequence ATGACTAGCCAAGTAGTACACAGTCTGAAAACCCGGTTATCGATACTGGTCTTTTTGGGCATGCTCTTGCTCAGCGCGCTGATCGTGCTCGGCGTTTACGCGCTGACCTTCCAAGATGCCGAACACGACGCTCAACAGCAAGTCGGCGAATTGATCGACGCCATGGAATATTCCGCCGCCATCGCCCTCTACGCCGGCGATCCGCAGATCGCCGACGACGTGGTACGCGGCGTGTTGCGCAGTAGTTTCGTGGCTTCCGTACATCTAGCCAACGATACCGGCCTGGATGTCAAAAAGGCCAAATACCCAAACTTGGCGGCGCAACCCTTGATCACCCGCTTACTCAAATCGCCGTTCGACGACAACGAAACAGTCGGCACATTGGAAGTGGCCCTACATCCCCCCGTGATCCACCAACGAGCCACCGCCAGCGCAAAAAAAATGGCGATTGCCCTTGGCAGCTTAGTGTTATTTCCCACTCTTATATTTTGGCTGATCATCAGCCGCCTGGTCAGCAATCCGCTGCTCAGACTATCGCAACAACTCAGCACGCTTATACCCGGCACCGAACAACGACTGACCGTCGTCAACTCCCATCATCGCGACGAATTAACCACCTTGGCGGACAACATCAACACCCTGCTAACCGCCGTCGCGGTATCGATGCGTAAAGAGCGCGTACTACGGCGACAAATCGAAGCTTTAGAGCGGCAATACGAAGCCATCTTTACCCAAGCCTCAACCGGTATCGCCCTACTCGACCAACACGGCCATTGTCTGATCGCCAACCCCGCCGTCAACCAGCTGTTCGAAGATTGGCCCGACAAAGTGCAAAGCGTATTTTCCTTGCTGGCACATTGGGAAATTGCCTTGTTTTTCGAGCCGAACGAGTTTCGCGGTCTGTTGGCGAACGCGCTGGTGAGCCATACCCCGCAATCTCAGGATTTACGCTTGCGTCGGGCCGACAATAGGCAAGATTGGGTACACGTGCTGATTTCCACTCATTCGCATCCGGAATACAAGCTGGTGGCCGAATGTTTATTCATGGACGTCAGCAGCCGTAAACAACAAGAAGACGAAGCGCGTTTCCAGTCGCACCACGATGCCCTGACCCAATTACTGAACCGCCGCGGACTGGAAGTCCGCCTCAATCTAAATTATACCGACCGAGAAAACGACAACGTCACCTTGCTGCTGCTGGACCTGGATCGTTTCAAGCAAATCAACGACCAATGGGGCCATCTGGCTGGCGACAAAGTATTAATCGAAATCGGCAAACGCATGAAAACCATGGTACGCGGCGTCGATCTGCTGGCCAGATTGGGCGGCGACGAGTTCTTGATCTGTTTACACAAACACCCCGGCGCCCAGACCCTGCATCAATTTCTATTGAGGTTGATCGGCAACATCAGCCGCGACATTGATTTGGGCGACTCGCGCCACGATTACGTCGGTGCCAGCATCGGCGTCGCCCAATACCCGCTGGATGGCACCGACTTGGTGGAATTACTGCACAAGGCCGATGCGGCTTTGTACGAGGTCAAGCATAACGGTCGGAATGGTTATTGTATTTATTCTGATGAGGGGTTGGTGCCGGTGATATTGGGGCGGGATGAGGGGCGGTTGGCTGATGTTTTGTTGGAGCCGCCGATTCGGGGTTAG
- a CDS encoding IS5 family transposase produces MIRTTSSKQLTIAEFDWPFETALDKHNRWVKLSECIPWDELAECYYQGMRADRGRPLKDARRVIGAVIIKHKLCLSDVETVQQIQENPYLQYFVGLPGYQAAAPFAPSLLVEVRKRMGEAVFEGFHRAIIEAHEGQKPTPTKLETPPAAATPAASEPKAAASVTAPEAEVQPEAAEAALDFADKDGVPSAPEPEAPAAPRGQLILDATVVEQAIRFPTDLSLLNEARELTERIIDTLCKRLKVTDKPRTYRHKARSAYLAVAKQKRPGRKVLRRGIKQQWQYLRRNLSHIEQLLAPIPQGSPLPLPGWLLHRYWVIQHLYQQQWDMYRNQTRRCDRRIVSISQPYVRPMVRGKLDKPVEFGAKLSVSLSGEGLAHVDHLRWDAFHEGLDLVSQVEAYLARYGHYPERVLADPIYGTRANRDYLKQHGIRFAGKPLGRPKRETEANREQLKHDKEQRRQEYLQRIPIEGKFGQGKNGYRLTDIRAKRANTSFAWINTIFLVMNLLVLQGIFFALGQCRLVGLLQMIVRAWKQKIWNLRTHSNLADPICSSLPQLIY; encoded by the coding sequence ATGATTCGAACCACGAGCTCAAAACAACTGACGATAGCTGAATTCGACTGGCCGTTCGAGACAGCCCTGGATAAACACAATCGCTGGGTAAAACTGAGTGAGTGCATCCCGTGGGACGAACTGGCGGAATGCTATTACCAAGGGATGAGGGCGGACCGGGGCCGGCCGCTGAAAGACGCGCGGCGCGTAATCGGCGCGGTGATCATCAAGCACAAACTGTGTTTGTCAGACGTGGAAACCGTCCAGCAAATCCAGGAAAACCCGTACCTGCAATACTTCGTCGGCTTGCCCGGCTACCAAGCGGCGGCGCCGTTTGCGCCGTCGTTATTGGTCGAAGTGCGCAAGCGCATGGGCGAAGCCGTGTTCGAAGGCTTTCACCGCGCCATCATCGAGGCGCACGAGGGGCAAAAGCCGACCCCGACCAAACTGGAAACGCCGCCGGCCGCGGCAACGCCCGCTGCGTCTGAGCCGAAGGCCGCGGCTAGCGTGACCGCGCCTGAAGCTGAGGTTCAGCCCGAGGCGGCCGAAGCGGCCTTGGATTTTGCCGATAAAGACGGTGTCCCATCGGCACCGGAGCCGGAAGCACCGGCCGCCCCGCGCGGCCAATTGATTCTGGATGCCACCGTGGTCGAACAAGCCATCCGCTTTCCCACCGATTTGAGCCTGTTGAACGAAGCGCGGGAATTAACGGAACGGATCATCGACACCCTGTGCAAGCGCCTGAAGGTCACGGACAAACCCAGGACTTATCGCCACAAAGCCCGCAGTGCGTATCTGGCCGTCGCCAAACAAAAGCGCCCCGGCCGGAAAGTGCTACGCCGAGGCATCAAGCAACAGTGGCAATATCTGCGCCGCAACCTGAGCCACATCGAACAACTCTTGGCGCCCATCCCTCAGGGTTCGCCGCTGCCGTTGCCGGGTTGGCTGCTGCATCGCTACTGGGTGATTCAGCATCTGTACCAGCAACAATGGGACATGTATCGAAACCAGACCCGCCGCTGCGACCGCCGCATCGTCAGTATCAGTCAACCCTATGTGCGGCCGATGGTGCGCGGCAAGTTGGACAAGCCGGTCGAATTCGGCGCCAAACTCAGCGTCAGCCTGAGCGGCGAAGGCCTAGCTCATGTCGATCACCTGCGATGGGATGCCTTTCACGAAGGACTGGATCTGGTCTCGCAAGTCGAAGCGTACTTGGCGCGCTACGGCCACTATCCGGAACGGGTGCTCGCCGATCCGATCTACGGCACGCGCGCCAACCGCGACTACCTGAAGCAACACGGTATCCGCTTTGCCGGCAAACCGCTCGGCCGCCCCAAACGCGAAACCGAGGCCAACCGGGAGCAACTCAAACACGACAAAGAACAGCGCCGGCAGGAATACCTGCAGCGCATCCCCATCGAAGGCAAATTCGGCCAAGGTAAAAACGGCTATCGTCTCACCGACATCCGCGCCAAGCGCGCCAACACCTCGTTCGCCTGGATCAACACCATCTTCTTGGTGATGAACCTGCTGGTCCTGCAAGGGATCTTTTTTGCCCTCGGTCAATGCCGCCTGGTCGGGTTACTGCAAATGATCGTGCGCGCCTGGAAACAAAAGATTTGGAATCTGCGCACCCATTCTAACTTGGCCGACCCGATTTGCTCGTCATTGCCACAGCTGATTTACTGA
- the rfbD gene encoding dTDP-4-dehydrorhamnose reductase — protein MKIVLFGKNGQVGWELQRSLAPLGELVALDRHSLNYCGDLSNLAGIRETVRALRPDVIVNAAAYTAVDKAETETELAHMINALAPSALAEEAKNCGAFLLHYSTDYVFDGSGDQAWREGDSVAPLSVYGQTKLAGEQAIQASGCEYLIFRTSWVYAARGNNFAKTMLRLAQEREQLSVINDQIGAPTGAELLADVSAHAIRTAIQNPELTGIYHLAAAGETSWYDYAHFVLDYARQSGMALKTSKQAVTAIPTSHYPTPAQRPLNSRLNTEKLKSAFDLRLPNWQTGVERMLNEIYGK, from the coding sequence GTGAAGATAGTACTATTCGGTAAAAACGGCCAGGTCGGCTGGGAGTTGCAAAGGAGCTTGGCGCCCTTGGGCGAGTTGGTCGCGCTAGATAGACACTCGCTAAACTATTGCGGCGACTTAAGTAATCTGGCCGGTATTCGGGAAACCGTTCGTGCGTTACGTCCGGATGTGATTGTCAATGCCGCAGCCTATACCGCGGTTGATAAGGCAGAAACCGAAACCGAATTGGCGCACATGATTAATGCGTTGGCGCCGTCCGCATTAGCGGAGGAAGCAAAAAACTGCGGTGCTTTTTTGCTGCATTATTCAACCGATTATGTGTTCGACGGCAGCGGCGATCAAGCTTGGCGAGAAGGCGATAGCGTTGCCCCGTTGAGCGTTTACGGCCAAACCAAATTGGCTGGCGAACAAGCCATTCAAGCCAGCGGCTGCGAATATTTAATCTTTCGCACCAGCTGGGTATATGCCGCCCGTGGTAATAACTTCGCCAAGACCATGTTGCGTCTGGCTCAAGAGCGCGAACAGCTGTCGGTGATTAACGATCAAATCGGCGCGCCGACCGGAGCCGAATTATTGGCCGACGTCAGTGCTCACGCGATTCGTACAGCGATACAAAATCCCGAGCTGACCGGCATTTACCATCTGGCCGCCGCCGGCGAAACCAGTTGGTACGATTACGCCCATTTTGTGTTGGATTACGCTCGCCAGTCTGGTATGGCGTTGAAAACTTCAAAGCAGGCAGTGACGGCGATTCCGACCAGTCATTACCCGACACCGGCACAACGGCCGCTCAATTCCCGTTTGAATACCGAAAAATTAAAGTCGGCTTTCGATTTGCGGTTGCCGAATTGGCAAACAGGCGTCGAGCGAATGTTGAACGAAATATATGGAAAATAA
- a CDS encoding sensor histidine kinase, which translates to MPANIENNGLFPTILASTVHDIKNSLSTLLALIRQTLAKQNNCSDDLNQLEFEAARINHSLMQLLVMYKIDSQKFSLLIDEYPAIDIIREAVDQQARLSRLNNIDLQIACDDEVMCYCDYPNVSNALASVLNNALRYTKQTVLISVSEEIGYLRITIEDDGEGYPEHFLNADLNNMADLDWVSGNTGLGLYFVSVIAELHKRGDVCGYVQVDNQSRLGGARFNLFLP; encoded by the coding sequence ATGCCGGCTAATATTGAAAATAACGGTTTGTTTCCGACGATTCTCGCGTCCACCGTGCATGACATTAAGAATTCGCTGAGCACTTTGTTGGCGTTGATTCGGCAAACCTTAGCCAAGCAAAATAATTGCAGCGACGACTTAAACCAGTTGGAATTTGAAGCGGCGCGGATCAATCACAGTTTGATGCAGTTATTGGTGATGTATAAAATCGATTCCCAAAAATTTAGTTTGCTGATCGACGAATATCCGGCGATTGATATTATTCGCGAAGCCGTGGATCAACAAGCGCGCTTGTCTAGGCTGAACAATATCGATTTGCAGATAGCATGCGACGACGAGGTGATGTGCTATTGCGACTATCCGAATGTCAGCAACGCGTTGGCGTCGGTGTTGAATAATGCCTTGCGTTATACCAAGCAAACGGTCCTAATCTCCGTCTCGGAAGAAATCGGCTATTTGAGAATAACCATTGAAGACGATGGCGAGGGCTATCCAGAGCATTTTTTGAATGCCGATCTGAACAATATGGCGGATTTGGATTGGGTAAGCGGCAATACCGGTTTGGGGTTGTATTTTGTCTCGGTGATAGCCGAGCTGCACAAGAGGGGCGATGTCTGTGGCTATGTGCAAGTGGATAATCAAAGCCGTTTGGGCGGTGCCAGGTTTAATCTGTTTTTACCCTGA
- the htpG gene encoding molecular chaperone HtpG, protein MTVEANKQTLGFQTEVKHLLHLMIHSLYSNKEIFLRELISNGSDAADKLRFEALANDSLYEGDSELKIRIDFDEANKTITISDNGIGMTRAEVQDHIGTIAKSGTKQFFERLTGDQAKDSELIGQFGVGFYSAFIIADKVTLTTRKAGAPASEAVRWESAGEGDYTIESVDKASRGTEIVLHLKEGEEEFLNSWKLRSIVKKFSDHISLPIVMSKEIPAEKDEEGNETAPARVEDETVNSASALWTQSKDSISEEEYAEFYKHVSHDFQEPLTHVHSRVEGTNEYSLLLYVPSRAPFDMWDRDAKHGVKLYIKKVFITDDAEQLMPRFLRFVRGVIDTDSLPLNVSREILQQSKQISAIKTGAVKKVLGMLEDLAENDPEKYQKFWEQFGNVIKEGPIEDHKNKDRVAKLLRFSSTHTDDKIQNVSLADYVSRMKEGQEKIYYVTADSFAAAKNSPHLEIFRKKGIEVLLLSDRIDEWLVSSLTDFDDKHLQSIAKGELDLDKFDSEEEKQHQEEINKDFESVLKQIQEVLKDKVSEVKVSHRLTDSPACLVTGAYDMSLNMERIMKEAGQSMNMMGMGGSKPIFEINPDHAIVKALKNEQDDARFADISHILFDQAILSEGGQLDDPSAFVHKLNGLLQGLLA, encoded by the coding sequence ATGACTGTTGAGGCAAACAAACAAACCCTAGGTTTTCAAACCGAAGTAAAGCATTTGCTGCACTTGATGATTCACTCCTTGTACAGCAACAAGGAAATCTTTTTGCGCGAGTTGATCTCCAACGGCTCCGACGCCGCCGACAAGCTGCGTTTCGAAGCCTTGGCCAACGACAGCTTGTACGAAGGCGATAGCGAGTTAAAAATCCGCATCGATTTTGACGAAGCCAACAAGACCATCACCATCAGCGATAACGGCATCGGCATGACCCGCGCCGAAGTGCAGGACCATATTGGCACCATCGCCAAGTCAGGCACCAAGCAATTCTTCGAGCGCCTGACTGGCGACCAAGCCAAGGACAGCGAACTGATCGGCCAATTCGGCGTCGGCTTTTATTCGGCCTTCATCATCGCCGACAAAGTCACGCTGACCACTCGCAAAGCCGGCGCGCCGGCCTCCGAAGCGGTACGTTGGGAATCGGCCGGCGAAGGCGATTACACCATCGAATCAGTCGATAAAGCCAGCCGCGGCACCGAAATCGTCTTGCATCTAAAAGAAGGCGAAGAAGAGTTTTTGAACAGCTGGAAACTACGTTCCATCGTTAAAAAATTCTCCGACCATATTTCCCTGCCTATCGTGATGAGCAAGGAAATTCCGGCCGAGAAAGACGAAGAAGGTAACGAAACCGCGCCGGCCCGCGTCGAAGATGAAACCGTCAATAGCGCATCGGCTTTATGGACGCAATCGAAAGATTCCATTTCCGAAGAAGAATATGCCGAGTTTTACAAACACGTCTCGCATGACTTCCAGGAGCCGTTAACTCACGTGCATAGCCGCGTCGAAGGCACCAACGAATACAGTTTGCTGCTGTATGTACCCAGCCGCGCGCCGTTCGACATGTGGGACCGTGACGCCAAACACGGCGTGAAACTGTACATCAAAAAAGTCTTCATCACCGATGATGCCGAACAATTGATGCCGCGCTTCCTGCGCTTCGTGCGTGGCGTGATCGATACCGACAGCTTGCCGCTGAACGTCTCACGCGAGATTTTGCAGCAAAGCAAACAGATCAGCGCGATCAAAACCGGCGCGGTGAAAAAAGTGCTGGGCATGCTGGAAGATCTGGCCGAGAACGATCCGGAAAAATACCAAAAATTCTGGGAGCAGTTCGGCAACGTCATCAAGGAAGGCCCGATCGAAGACCATAAAAACAAGGACCGCGTTGCCAAGTTGCTGCGTTTCTCGTCCACCCATACCGACGACAAAATCCAGAATGTCTCGTTGGCGGACTATGTCAGCCGGATGAAGGAAGGCCAGGAGAAAATCTACTACGTCACCGCCGACAGCTTCGCCGCCGCCAAAAACAGCCCGCATCTGGAAATCTTCCGCAAGAAAGGTATCGAGGTGTTGCTGCTGTCCGACCGCATCGACGAATGGCTGGTGTCCAGCCTGACCGACTTCGACGACAAGCATCTGCAATCCATCGCCAAGGGCGAACTGGATTTGGATAAATTCGACTCTGAAGAAGAAAAACAGCATCAAGAAGAAATCAACAAGGATTTCGAATCGGTCCTGAAACAAATCCAGGAAGTGTTGAAAGACAAAGTCAGCGAGGTAAAAGTCAGCCACCGCCTGACCGACTCCCCTGCCTGCTTGGTGACCGGCGCTTACGACATGAGCCTGAATATGGAGCGGATCATGAAAGAAGCCGGCCAATCCATGAACATGATGGGCATGGGCGGCAGCAAACCGATCTTCGAGATCAATCCCGACCACGCCATCGTCAAGGCCTTGAAAAACGAGCAGGACGATGCCCGCTTCGCGGACATCAGCCATATCTTGTTCGACCAAGCCATCCTCAGCGAAGGCGGTCAGCTCGACGATCCGTCGGCATTTGTGCATAAGCTGAACGGCTTGCTGCAAGGCTTGTTAGCGTAA